In a single window of the Phycisphaerae bacterium genome:
- a CDS encoding CpaF family protein has protein sequence MFGKVKPPVALKSPPAPPPGVPGKSVLGPRPAEDPTGPPKPAPTRATEVASKPTVDKSRTGKPIDEKLEKYYALKTRIHRKLVEQLDLTAVDNNDPGIRDKVGELVLALCEKEDVLLNHTERQRLVGEILDETFGLGPLEILLKDPAISDILINGPRMVYVERKGRLELTDVQFRDNAHLIHVIDKIVSAVGRRCDEVCPMVDARLKDGSRVNAVIPPLALDGPSMSIRRFGADPITWEDYVNFKSCAPQMVEFFRACVVAHLNILIIGGTGSGKTTLLNNMSSFIPPSDRIVTIEDAAELRLRQPHVVRLETRPANIEGKGHISIRDLLINSLRMRPDRIVVGECRGAETLDMLQAMNTGHDGSLTTLHANSTRDAVQRVETMVMMSGFELPVRAIRQQFSSAIQLIVQAQRLTGGPRKITSVTEVTGMEGDVVTMQDIFKFEQVGIDSAGKAYGRMMGTGIRPTFLDRLKYSGCNVGPEMFEAQVLLSDHEG, from the coding sequence ATGTTCGGCAAAGTCAAACCACCTGTGGCGTTGAAATCACCGCCGGCGCCGCCGCCCGGGGTCCCTGGCAAGTCCGTTCTCGGGCCCCGGCCGGCCGAAGACCCGACCGGGCCGCCCAAGCCTGCCCCGACGAGAGCGACCGAGGTGGCCTCTAAGCCAACCGTGGACAAGTCACGGACCGGAAAGCCCATCGACGAGAAGCTGGAGAAGTACTACGCCCTCAAGACCCGCATCCATCGCAAGCTGGTCGAACAGCTCGATCTGACCGCGGTGGACAACAACGATCCGGGGATTCGCGACAAGGTCGGTGAACTGGTGCTGGCCCTGTGCGAGAAGGAGGACGTCCTCCTCAACCACACCGAGCGTCAGCGGCTGGTCGGCGAGATTCTGGACGAGACGTTTGGCCTGGGGCCACTGGAAATCCTGCTCAAGGATCCTGCGATCAGCGATATTCTGATCAACGGCCCGCGGATGGTGTATGTGGAGCGCAAAGGTCGTCTGGAACTGACCGATGTTCAATTCCGTGACAACGCTCACCTCATCCACGTGATCGACAAGATCGTCAGCGCCGTCGGCCGGCGTTGCGATGAGGTCTGTCCGATGGTCGATGCCCGCTTGAAGGACGGCTCCCGCGTCAATGCGGTCATTCCGCCTCTGGCCCTGGACGGGCCGAGCATGTCCATTCGTCGATTCGGTGCCGACCCCATCACCTGGGAGGACTACGTCAACTTCAAATCGTGCGCCCCGCAGATGGTTGAGTTTTTCCGGGCCTGTGTCGTTGCCCATCTCAACATTCTGATTATTGGCGGAACCGGTTCTGGCAAGACGACGCTGCTCAACAACATGTCGTCGTTCATTCCGCCTTCGGACCGCATCGTGACCATCGAGGACGCGGCCGAGCTTCGCCTCCGCCAGCCGCACGTGGTCCGGCTCGAGACCCGTCCGGCGAATATCGAGGGCAAGGGCCACATCTCGATTCGCGATCTGCTGATCAACAGTCTGCGTATGCGGCCCGACCGTATCGTGGTCGGCGAATGCCGCGGGGCCGAGACGCTGGACATGCTCCAGGCGATGAACACCGGCCATGACGGGTCGCTGACCACGCTTCACGCCAACAGCACGCGTGATGCCGTTCAGCGTGTTGAGACCATGGTGATGATGTCCGGCTTCGAGCTGCCCGTCCGGGCCATTCGCCAGCAGTTCTCATCCGCGATCCAGCTCATTGTGCAGGCCCAGCGTCTGACTGGCGGTCCCAGGAAGATCACCAGCGTAACCGAGGTGACCGGCATGGAGGGGGATGTCGTGACCATGCAGGACATCTTCAAGTTCGAGCAGGTGGGCATTGACAGCGCCGGAAAGGCCTACGGCCGAATGATGGGCACAGGCATCCGGCCGACGTTCCTTGACCGGTTGAAGTACTCAGGATGCAACGTTGGGCCGGAGATGTTCGAGGCCCAGGTGTTGCTCAGTGACCATGAGGGCTAG
- a CDS encoding type II and III secretion system protein family protein, producing the protein MIAHKDGQLIMRSRMDRVSRQVTAQARHLAGGFLAIAAVVGLACFSTASAADPPAAQPSIEPPRISSASPTTSMLVTVREEKSRQQEILLLAGRSVVIDLSEPMARCQIADPEVAAVNILSPQQIVVTSKRAGSTQLIVWDAKEGQVTMPVTVQLDLAELEAAIRKLAPKATVQVQALRERVLLTGMVPDSDTADAIDKLTKAFVGELGGRDAQRSNTTGQSTQSSRVMNHMTVAGVHQVLLRCTVAEVSKSAIRKLGVNGWLAGDNVRDVFMVNNLDGINPSNIGAVSTGNILGPQFTTGAPTESMVFGTPGIPTYPAPTGPEFTLGFPRIQMQLFFRAMRDNRLLRVLAEPNLIALSGQEANFLAGGEFPVPIPQGLGTTTIEWKKFGVLLRFTPTVIGQQRIRLNVRPEVSERDFTTQVTLTGGTTVPGIKARNAETTVELVSGSTIAIAGLLNEEIQAAARRIPGLGDVPVLGALFSSVEYQRNQTELVILVTPELVAAMNPDQVGPVPGQFMTDPSDYELFGLGMLEGKPVAEAPGEDAALETSAAPKYRKFRTSPEQLSLHGPWGQAQASETIQ; encoded by the coding sequence ATGATCGCTCACAAGGATGGTCAACTCATCATGCGTTCAAGGATGGACAGGGTTTCCCGCCAGGTGACCGCGCAAGCTCGTCACCTGGCCGGAGGCTTTTTGGCGATCGCCGCCGTTGTCGGATTGGCTTGCTTCAGCACCGCTTCGGCGGCCGATCCTCCGGCCGCTCAGCCATCTATTGAGCCCCCTCGGATCTCATCGGCCTCACCGACGACGAGCATGCTCGTGACCGTCCGCGAGGAGAAGAGCCGTCAGCAGGAGATCCTCCTGCTCGCCGGCCGCAGCGTGGTGATCGATCTGAGTGAGCCCATGGCTCGCTGCCAGATCGCCGACCCCGAGGTGGCCGCGGTGAACATCCTCTCGCCCCAGCAGATCGTGGTGACCAGCAAGCGGGCCGGGAGCACCCAGCTCATCGTCTGGGATGCGAAGGAAGGGCAGGTCACCATGCCGGTGACGGTCCAGCTCGATCTTGCTGAACTGGAGGCGGCGATCAGGAAGCTCGCCCCCAAGGCCACAGTGCAGGTTCAGGCGCTTCGCGAGCGGGTCCTGCTGACCGGCATGGTGCCGGACAGCGACACCGCCGACGCCATCGATAAGCTGACCAAGGCGTTTGTCGGTGAGCTGGGCGGGCGGGACGCGCAGCGAAGCAACACGACCGGCCAGAGCACCCAGAGCTCCCGGGTGATGAACCATATGACCGTGGCCGGCGTTCATCAGGTATTGCTGCGCTGCACCGTGGCCGAGGTCAGCAAGTCCGCGATCCGCAAGCTGGGCGTGAACGGCTGGCTCGCCGGCGACAACGTCCGCGACGTTTTCATGGTCAACAATCTGGACGGGATCAACCCTTCGAACATCGGAGCGGTCTCGACCGGCAACATCCTCGGACCGCAGTTCACCACCGGGGCGCCGACCGAGTCGATGGTATTCGGAACCCCGGGCATTCCCACCTACCCGGCGCCGACCGGGCCGGAGTTCACGCTTGGTTTTCCTAGGATCCAGATGCAGCTGTTCTTCCGGGCCATGCGCGACAATCGTCTGCTCCGCGTGCTGGCCGAGCCCAATCTGATTGCCTTGAGCGGGCAGGAGGCCAATTTCCTGGCCGGTGGCGAGTTCCCCGTGCCCATCCCTCAGGGACTGGGCACCACAACGATTGAATGGAAGAAGTTCGGCGTGCTCCTACGCTTCACGCCGACCGTGATCGGGCAGCAGAGGATCCGACTCAACGTTCGCCCGGAAGTGAGCGAAAGGGATTTCACCACCCAGGTGACGCTGACCGGTGGCACGACGGTGCCAGGCATCAAGGCCCGCAACGCGGAGACAACCGTTGAGTTGGTGAGCGGCAGCACGATCGCGATTGCCGGCCTGCTGAACGAGGAAATCCAGGCGGCGGCGCGCAGAATCCCGGGCCTGGGTGATGTCCCGGTTCTCGGCGCCCTGTTCAGTTCGGTCGAGTACCAACGGAACCAGACTGAACTGGTCATCCTGGTGACCCCCGAACTGGTAGCGGCCATGAATCCGGACCAGGTTGGACCGGTGCCGGGCCAGTTCATGACCGATCCCAGCGACTATGAGCTGTTCGGACTGGGCATGCTCGAGGGTAAGCCGGTGGCGGAGGCCCCCGGCGAGGACGCGGCTCTGGAGACCAGCGCCGCACCCAAGTACAGGAAATTCCGCACGTCCCCGGAGCAACTGTCGCTTCACGGACCTTGGGGACAGGCGCAAGCATCGGAGACGATTCAATGA
- a CDS encoding AAA family ATPase — protein MRQSVRVIIANGDEDYSVTIRSELLGLDGVQIVAEVDELGLVEQAVGQFPAEILLVHLDPVPDATLPIAAKIAAANPELAVFVLSESTDPQHILTAMRSGVREFLTKPIDRELVTAAIGKVVAQSGNAVEVGRLVSILGTVGGAGASMLATNLAVELTQLAKNKPVVLVDLDFRFGQLATMLDVQADYTIADLCSTPEQLDGSVIDRVMVKHDSGLHLLARPNQFAQADQITAAHCASVLSSLQQIYEYVVVDGPNRFDPGGLAVLDLADVNLFVMQLLVTSVRNVHRMFSELQEGGYNLDRFRLVCNRLGQDSGHLGIEQVEQTLNRKIAYQIPDDWKVVSGAINVGAALMDVAPKSRVRAAIRELAESIASPHDTTAKKSEKGSGLLGRIFSGASS, from the coding sequence ATGAGACAGTCGGTTCGTGTTATCATTGCCAACGGTGACGAGGACTACTCGGTCACGATCCGATCTGAACTGCTCGGCCTGGACGGCGTCCAGATCGTTGCGGAGGTCGATGAGCTTGGCCTGGTCGAGCAGGCGGTGGGCCAGTTCCCGGCCGAGATTCTGCTTGTCCATCTCGACCCCGTACCCGACGCCACCTTGCCCATCGCCGCCAAGATCGCCGCCGCCAATCCCGAGCTGGCCGTCTTCGTTCTGTCCGAAAGCACCGACCCACAGCACATTCTGACGGCCATGCGCTCGGGCGTCCGCGAGTTTCTGACCAAGCCGATCGATCGAGAACTGGTCACTGCGGCGATCGGGAAGGTCGTGGCCCAATCCGGGAATGCGGTCGAGGTGGGCCGGCTCGTCTCCATCCTCGGTACCGTGGGAGGCGCTGGGGCCTCCATGCTGGCCACCAACCTCGCCGTCGAGCTCACCCAACTCGCGAAGAACAAGCCGGTGGTCCTGGTCGATCTCGATTTCCGCTTCGGACAGCTGGCGACCATGCTCGACGTGCAGGCGGACTACACCATCGCCGATCTGTGCTCCACGCCGGAGCAGCTGGATGGCTCGGTCATCGACCGGGTCATGGTCAAGCACGACAGCGGCCTGCATCTTCTGGCCCGGCCCAACCAGTTCGCCCAGGCTGACCAGATCACCGCCGCCCACTGCGCCTCCGTGCTGAGTTCCCTGCAGCAGATCTACGAGTATGTCGTTGTCGACGGGCCCAACCGGTTCGATCCGGGCGGGCTGGCGGTGCTCGACCTGGCCGACGTCAATCTCTTCGTCATGCAGCTCCTGGTTACCAGCGTCCGCAACGTGCATCGCATGTTCAGCGAGCTTCAGGAGGGGGGCTACAACCTGGACCGTTTCAGGCTGGTGTGCAACCGCCTCGGTCAGGACTCCGGCCATCTGGGCATCGAGCAGGTGGAACAGACCCTGAACCGCAAGATCGCCTACCAGATTCCCGACGACTGGAAGGTCGTAAGCGGGGCCATCAATGTCGGTGCGGCCCTCATGGACGTCGCACCCAAGTCACGGGTGCGGGCGGCAATCCGGGAACTGGCGGAGAGCATCGCCTCGCCGCATGACACCACAGCCAAGAAGAGCGAGAAGGGAAGCGGCCTGTTGGGTCGGATCTTCAGCGGGGCGTCGTCCTAA